One segment of Tamlana crocina DNA contains the following:
- a CDS encoding RNA polymerase sigma factor, with product MIEEVQLLVQLKSDKDKDEAFRALISLYKERLYWHIRNIVKSHDDTDDVLQNTFIKVYKNIHNFKGESKLFSWMYRIATNESITFINKNAKRLQTSSEEVQQQVINNLTSDVYFEGSDIQLKLQKAIATLPEKQQLVFNMKYFQDLKYKEISEILETSEGALKASYHIAVKKIEDYLTNN from the coding sequence GTGATCGAGGAAGTACAACTGTTAGTACAATTAAAATCCGACAAGGATAAAGACGAAGCTTTTAGGGCATTGATTTCGCTCTACAAAGAACGGTTGTATTGGCATATCAGAAATATTGTGAAATCACATGACGACACTGACGATGTACTTCAAAACACATTTATAAAAGTTTATAAAAATATTCATAATTTTAAAGGAGAAAGCAAACTGTTTTCGTGGATGTACCGCATCGCTACTAATGAGTCGATTACGTTCATCAACAAAAATGCCAAGCGGTTACAAACCAGTAGCGAAGAAGTTCAGCAGCAGGTTATAAATAATTTAACTTCCGATGTGTATTTTGAAGGCTCGGATATCCAATTAAAATTGCAAAAAGCCATTGCCACATTGCCCGAAAAACAGCAATTGGTATTCAATATGAAATATTTTCAGGATTTGAAATACAAGGAAATTTCAGAAATATTGGAAACCAGCGAAGGGGCCTTAAAAGCCTCGTACCATATCGCCGTAAAAAAAATTGAAGACTATTTAACTAACAATTAA
- a CDS encoding sensor of ECF-type sigma factor, which yields MKKKILPILILFISINAFSQRHDKFKKLKIPFISERVNLTADEAEKFWPIYNAYEETTSKLRHENIRGLHREIKENRESLTEAKAKQLLADLTKYENQLHAEEAKLIKQLKPILSDKKIILLKMAEEDFKKRLFDRYVDKKLKHRMEKEKDQ from the coding sequence ATGAAAAAGAAAATTCTCCCTATACTCATTCTTTTTATTTCTATCAATGCGTTTTCGCAACGCCACGATAAATTTAAAAAACTGAAAATCCCTTTTATCTCAGAACGCGTTAATTTAACAGCTGATGAAGCCGAAAAATTTTGGCCCATTTATAACGCTTACGAAGAAACCACTTCAAAATTAAGGCACGAAAACATTAGAGGATTGCACCGCGAAATAAAAGAAAACCGCGAATCGTTAACTGAAGCAAAAGCCAAACAACTTCTTGCCGATTTAACCAAGTACGAAAACCAATTGCACGCCGAGGAAGCCAAACTGATTAAACAACTAAAGCCTATCCTTTCTGACAAAAAAATCATTTTGCTGAAAATGGCCGAAGAGGATTTTAAAAAACGATTGTTTGACAGATACGTCGATAAAAAATTAAAACACCGCATGGAAAAAGAAAAGGACCAATAA
- a CDS encoding oxidoreductase, with amino-acid sequence MKSFFVGLLALVYCVSCGKKSDFIPRIFNMVEIETLLKDSLLNVRAIELNEERLLGISSVGKQYSLFFDGLKEINEIELLRSSESRFRSCAIQNDNFFYLSIGTPVELYKNGMLVYKENHPKAFYDSMDFWNDEEGIAIGDSTDGCLSVIVTRDAGETWTKLTCDELPKGIENEGAFAASDTNIAIVGDHTWVATTAGRVYYSPDKAKTWQVFDTPIVKEKDTEGIYSIDFYDELNGFAIGGDYTNPDANSANKMKTTDGGKTWQLVAQNQNPGYRSCVQYIPNRNGKELVAIGFKGIDFSNDAGETWKHLSDEGFYTIRFLNDSVAYAAGAERISKLTFRE; translated from the coding sequence ATGAAATCATTTTTTGTTGGTCTGTTAGCTTTGGTATACTGTGTTTCCTGCGGGAAGAAGAGCGATTTTATTCCTCGAATTTTTAATATGGTTGAAATTGAAACGCTTTTAAAAGATTCGCTTTTGAATGTTAGGGCTATAGAGTTGAATGAAGAGAGGTTATTAGGCATTTCTTCTGTTGGGAAGCAGTATTCCTTATTCTTTGATGGGTTAAAAGAGATAAATGAAATTGAATTATTACGAAGTTCAGAATCCCGCTTTAGGTCTTGCGCTATCCAGAATGATAACTTTTTTTATCTTTCTATTGGAACTCCTGTTGAACTGTACAAAAATGGAATGTTGGTTTACAAAGAAAACCACCCCAAAGCCTTTTACGATTCTATGGATTTTTGGAACGACGAGGAAGGCATCGCCATTGGCGATTCTACCGATGGTTGTTTAAGTGTTATCGTAACCCGTGATGCTGGCGAAACTTGGACAAAATTGACTTGCGATGAATTGCCAAAAGGTATTGAAAACGAAGGTGCTTTTGCCGCCAGCGATACCAATATTGCCATTGTGGGCGATCACACTTGGGTGGCTACCACGGCTGGACGTGTGTATTACTCGCCCGATAAAGCCAAAACTTGGCAGGTTTTCGATACGCCTATTGTTAAGGAAAAAGACACTGAGGGCATTTATTCCATCGACTTCTATGATGAACTGAATGGTTTTGCTATTGGGGGCGATTATACCAATCCGGATGCGAATTCAGCCAACAAAATGAAAACGACCGATGGTGGAAAAACTTGGCAGTTGGTAGCGCAAAACCAAAATCCGGGTTACCGAAGTTGTGTGCAATATATTCCGAACAGAAATGGAAAGGAATTGGTGGCTATTGGTTTTAAGGGCATCGATTTTAGCAACGATGCCGGCGAAACATGGAAACACTTAAGCGACGAGGGGTTTTACACCATTAGGTTTTTAAACGATAGTGTGGCGTATGCTGCTGGCGCGGAACGCATTTCAAAATTAACATTTAGGGAATAA
- a CDS encoding RsmB/NOP family class I SAM-dependent RNA methyltransferase, protein MRLHRNLCFAVIDGLTDIFNEGNYADKVIQQLLKRDKRWGARDRAFVAETTYDIVRWKRLYAEIAEVKEPFDRDNLWRLFAVWATLKGIKLPDWKYFENTPTRKIKGRFDELSKIRKFRESIPDWIDEVGAKELGNAVWTKEIAMQNEQADVILRVNTLKTTKEKLQSILFDENTIETEFVKGYPSALKLKERANVFVTDAFKNGLFEVQDASSQLVADFLDVKPGMKVVDTCAGAGGKTLHLAALMQNKGQVIAMDIYESKLKKLKIRAKRNGVHNFDMRVIDSTKPIKKLHSKADRVLIDAPCSGLGVLRRNPDAKWKLEPEFLDRIRVTQQEVLQQYSKMVKPGGKLVYATCSVLPSENQNQVEAFLKTDVGADFNFVKDKKVFAHESGFDGFYMALMERKA, encoded by the coding sequence ATGCGACTACACAGAAATTTATGCTTTGCGGTTATTGATGGATTGACCGATATTTTTAACGAAGGAAACTATGCCGACAAAGTGATACAGCAATTATTAAAACGCGATAAACGTTGGGGCGCTCGCGACCGTGCTTTTGTGGCCGAAACCACTTATGATATTGTCCGTTGGAAACGCCTTTACGCCGAAATTGCCGAAGTAAAAGAACCGTTTGATCGCGACAATCTGTGGCGCCTTTTTGCCGTTTGGGCCACTTTGAAAGGCATCAAATTACCGGATTGGAAGTATTTTGAAAATACCCCAACCCGAAAAATAAAAGGCCGTTTTGATGAGCTTTCTAAAATTAGAAAATTCCGTGAGTCCATTCCCGATTGGATTGACGAAGTGGGCGCAAAAGAATTGGGCAATGCTGTATGGACCAAAGAAATTGCCATGCAAAACGAACAGGCCGATGTTATTCTGCGCGTCAACACCTTAAAAACGACCAAAGAAAAACTGCAAAGTATTCTTTTTGATGAAAATACTATTGAAACCGAATTTGTAAAAGGCTACCCATCGGCATTAAAACTAAAGGAACGTGCTAATGTTTTTGTAACCGATGCTTTTAAAAACGGACTTTTTGAAGTTCAGGATGCCTCCTCGCAATTGGTCGCCGATTTTCTGGATGTAAAACCCGGAATGAAAGTAGTGGATACCTGTGCCGGTGCGGGTGGAAAAACCCTGCATTTAGCGGCTTTAATGCAAAATAAAGGGCAGGTTATTGCCATGGATATTTACGAAAGTAAACTTAAAAAGCTTAAAATTCGTGCTAAGCGCAATGGGGTTCACAACTTCGATATGCGCGTAATCGACTCTACCAAACCCATAAAGAAACTGCATAGCAAAGCCGACCGTGTTTTGATCGACGCCCCCTGCTCAGGATTGGGCGTGCTACGTCGCAACCCCGATGCCAAATGGAAATTGGAGCCCGAGTTTTTAGACCGCATTCGTGTAACCCAACAAGAGGTGCTGCAACAATATTCAAAAATGGTAAAACCCGGCGGAAAACTGGTTTACGCTACCTGTTCGGTACTCCCTTCGGAAAACCAAAATCAGGTGGAAGCCTTTTTAAAGACAGACGTTGGTGCCGATTTCAATTTTGTAAAAGACAAAAAAGTATTCGCCCACGAAAGTGGTTTTGATGGGTTTTATATGGCGCTTATGGAACGGAAAGCCTAG
- a CDS encoding fructosamine kinase family protein encodes MQNDLKIHLSGILNEDICSMSPVHGGDISTAYKIETATNAYFLKTNQASSALTMFEIEANGLNLIGSTNTIKTPKVLFCNRFGNHAFLLMEFIESKSPSAKDFEHLGQQLAQLHQCSSKNFGLETDNFIGSLPQSNTQHSNWVDFYIHERLQPQFKLAHQKHLLTSSEIPSVKKMNNSLSPLFKNIKPSLLHGDLWSGNYLISKDGTPYLIDPAVYFGHNEVDIAMSKLFGGFGESFYQSYVEIFPFSDETSARIDIYQLYYLLVHLNLFGNSYRNSVKTILEKYF; translated from the coding sequence ATGCAAAACGATTTAAAAATCCACCTTTCAGGGATATTGAATGAAGACATTTGCAGTATGTCACCTGTTCACGGTGGCGATATTTCAACGGCTTATAAAATTGAAACGGCCACAAATGCCTATTTCCTAAAAACCAACCAAGCTTCATCCGCATTAACCATGTTTGAAATTGAAGCCAACGGACTCAACTTAATTGGCAGTACCAATACCATAAAAACCCCTAAAGTTTTGTTTTGTAATCGTTTTGGCAACCATGCTTTTCTTTTAATGGAATTCATTGAAAGCAAATCACCTTCCGCCAAAGATTTTGAACATTTAGGCCAACAACTCGCCCAATTACACCAATGTTCTTCTAAAAATTTTGGACTGGAAACCGACAATTTTATTGGCAGTTTGCCACAAAGCAACACGCAACACAGCAATTGGGTCGATTTTTATATTCACGAACGGTTGCAACCCCAGTTTAAATTGGCACATCAAAAACATTTGCTTACTTCCTCTGAAATTCCTTCGGTTAAAAAAATGAACAATTCTCTATCTCCTTTATTCAAAAACATCAAACCGTCGCTATTGCATGGCGATTTGTGGAGTGGCAATTATTTAATTTCAAAAGATGGCACACCATATTTAATAGACCCCGCCGTGTATTTCGGACACAACGAGGTTGATATTGCCATGAGCAAATTGTTTGGCGGTTTTGGCGAGAGTTTTTATCAATCTTATGTTGAAATCTTTCCGTTTTCAGACGAAACTTCAGCCCGAATCGACATTTACCAATTGTATTATTTGTTGGTTCACCTCAACTTATTCGGAAATTCTTACCGAAATTCGGTTAAAACCATTTTAGAGAAATACTTTTAA
- the purL gene encoding phosphoribosylformylglycinamidine synthase, which produces MIHFFGNVTGKVFAVQTTKELSTETISKLTWLFGNQPKIEQASLDAFFVGPRAAMITPWSTNAVEITQNMGISDIIRIEEFQAVSEDFKDFDPMISEKFNGLNQESFTINIKPEPILDIEDIAAYNIQEGLSLSDEEVEYLEGVAKKIGRPLTDSEVFGFSQVNSEHCRHKIFNGTFVIDGEEKPTSLFKLIRKTSETNPNDIVSAYKDNVAFIKGPKVEQFAPKRADVPEFYQTKDFDSVISLKAETHNFPTTVEPFNGAATGSGGEIRDRLAGGKGSLPLAGTAVYMTSYSRLEDNPFDSAQGRPWEKAMDERKWLYQTPMDILIKASNGASDFGNKFGQPLICGSVLTFEHEEDARKLGFDKVIMQAGGIGYGKSEQALKDTPKTGDKVVILGGENYRIGMGGAAVSSADTGEFESGIELNAVQRSNPEMQKRAANAVRGMVESDENHIVSIHDHGAGGHLNCLSELVEETGGHIDLDKLPVGDPTLSDKEIIGNESQERMGLVISEKHIDTLQKIADRERSPMYTVGDVTGNNRFTFESKTNGHKPMDLAMEDMFGSSPKTYMYDKKVTRNYADVTYNPDNFNNYLEQVLQLEAVACKDWLTNKVDRCVGGKVAKQQCVGPLQIPLNNVGVMALDFKGKEGIATSIGHSPISGLINPVAGSRNSITEALTNIIWAPLKDGLKNVSLSANWMWPCKNEGEDARLYEAVEAVSEFAIDLGINVPTGKDSLSMKQKYPNEEVISPGTVIISAAANCIDINKVIEPVFQKGAGSIYYINLSQDCFKLGGSSFAQVVNKIGKDTPNVQNAGYVKTVFNTIQQLILEEKIVAGHDVASGGLITTLLELCFADNNLGAELNLTALAENDSTKVLFAENAGLVIQSKDASIESVLSEANIEFFNIGNVAESDSLIISNGNDTFNLSVSKWRDTWFKTSFLLDQRQTANGLAQNRYDNYKNQPLQYSFPSHFTGKLKDVVSVPLNHQKPKAAILREKGSNSEREMANAMYLAGFDVKDVHMTDLISGRETLEDIQFLGAVGGFSNSDVLGSAKGWAGAIKYNDKANEVIKNFFKRDDTLSVGICNGCQLWMELDLINPEHDVHGKMLHNDSHKHESSFTSVKIQENNSVMLSNLAGSTLGVWISHGEGKFSLPKAEDQYNIVGKYAYAEYPHNPNGSDYNTAMMCDKTGRHLVTMPHIERSIFQWNWANYPTGRKDEVSPWVEAFVNARKWIENKK; this is translated from the coding sequence ATGATTCATTTCTTTGGAAACGTAACCGGCAAAGTGTTTGCCGTACAAACAACAAAAGAATTATCAACCGAAACCATTTCTAAACTAACATGGTTATTTGGCAACCAGCCTAAAATAGAGCAAGCATCATTGGATGCTTTTTTTGTTGGACCACGTGCTGCAATGATTACCCCTTGGAGTACCAATGCTGTGGAAATCACCCAAAACATGGGGATTTCTGACATTATTCGAATTGAGGAATTCCAAGCCGTTTCGGAAGATTTTAAGGATTTCGACCCGATGATTTCTGAAAAATTCAACGGACTGAATCAAGAATCATTTACCATAAACATCAAGCCGGAGCCTATTCTGGACATTGAAGATATTGCCGCTTACAACATTCAGGAAGGGCTTTCATTGAGCGACGAAGAGGTTGAATATTTAGAAGGTGTTGCCAAGAAAATTGGTCGCCCGTTAACCGATTCTGAAGTATTTGGGTTTTCACAGGTAAACAGTGAGCACTGTCGCCATAAAATTTTTAACGGCACATTTGTAATTGACGGCGAGGAAAAACCGACGTCACTATTCAAGTTGATCCGTAAAACTTCGGAAACCAACCCGAACGATATTGTTTCGGCCTATAAGGACAACGTAGCCTTTATTAAAGGCCCAAAAGTAGAGCAGTTCGCTCCAAAACGTGCTGACGTTCCTGAATTTTACCAAACCAAAGATTTCGATTCTGTAATTTCGCTTAAAGCGGAAACCCACAACTTCCCAACCACGGTTGAGCCTTTTAACGGTGCAGCAACGGGTTCGGGTGGCGAAATTCGCGACCGTTTGGCTGGCGGAAAAGGTTCTTTGCCTTTGGCAGGAACAGCGGTTTACATGACGTCGTATTCGCGTTTGGAAGACAACCCATTCGACTCCGCTCAGGGCAGGCCTTGGGAAAAAGCGATGGACGAGCGCAAGTGGTTGTACCAAACTCCCATGGATATTTTAATAAAAGCTTCAAACGGCGCTTCCGATTTTGGCAATAAATTCGGTCAGCCGTTAATCTGCGGTTCGGTGTTAACGTTCGAGCACGAAGAAGATGCCAGAAAACTTGGCTTCGACAAAGTAATCATGCAAGCCGGAGGTATTGGTTACGGAAAATCTGAACAAGCCTTAAAAGACACCCCAAAAACAGGCGATAAAGTCGTTATTCTAGGTGGCGAAAACTACCGTATTGGTATGGGTGGTGCCGCGGTATCAAGTGCCGATACGGGTGAATTTGAATCGGGCATTGAACTGAATGCCGTACAGCGTTCTAATCCCGAAATGCAAAAACGTGCAGCCAACGCCGTTCGTGGTATGGTAGAAAGCGATGAAAACCATATTGTTTCCATTCACGATCATGGTGCTGGAGGACACTTAAACTGTCTATCGGAATTAGTTGAAGAAACCGGTGGGCATATCGATTTGGATAAACTTCCCGTTGGCGACCCCACCCTATCCGACAAAGAAATTATTGGTAACGAATCCCAAGAGCGTATGGGATTGGTTATTTCTGAAAAACATATTGACACGCTTCAAAAAATTGCCGACCGTGAGCGTTCGCCCATGTATACCGTAGGCGATGTTACCGGCAATAATCGCTTTACTTTCGAGAGCAAAACCAACGGGCACAAACCGATGGATTTGGCTATGGAAGACATGTTTGGCAGCTCGCCAAAAACCTATATGTACGATAAAAAGGTTACTCGAAATTATGCTGATGTGACTTACAATCCTGATAATTTCAACAACTATCTGGAGCAAGTATTACAACTTGAAGCTGTTGCGTGTAAAGACTGGTTGACCAATAAAGTAGACCGTTGTGTTGGCGGAAAAGTAGCCAAGCAACAATGTGTTGGTCCGTTGCAAATTCCATTGAACAACGTTGGTGTTATGGCATTGGATTTTAAAGGCAAGGAAGGTATCGCTACATCTATTGGGCATTCACCTATTTCGGGATTAATCAATCCGGTAGCTGGAAGCAGAAATTCCATCACCGAAGCTTTAACCAACATTATTTGGGCGCCACTAAAAGATGGATTAAAAAATGTATCGCTATCTGCAAACTGGATGTGGCCTTGTAAAAACGAAGGTGAAGACGCGCGCTTATACGAAGCGGTTGAAGCGGTTTCAGAATTTGCTATCGATTTGGGTATCAACGTCCCAACCGGAAAAGATTCACTTTCCATGAAGCAAAAATACCCTAACGAAGAGGTTATTTCTCCGGGAACCGTAATCATTTCGGCTGCAGCTAACTGTATCGACATAAACAAAGTAATTGAGCCTGTATTCCAAAAAGGAGCAGGAAGTATATACTACATCAACCTATCTCAAGATTGTTTTAAATTAGGCGGAAGCTCATTTGCCCAAGTAGTGAACAAAATTGGAAAAGACACTCCAAATGTTCAAAACGCCGGGTATGTTAAAACGGTTTTTAACACCATTCAGCAATTAATTTTAGAGGAAAAAATTGTTGCGGGCCATGATGTGGCATCGGGTGGATTAATCACAACGCTTTTAGAATTGTGTTTTGCCGACAATAATTTAGGTGCTGAATTAAACTTAACTGCTCTGGCTGAAAATGATTCAACTAAAGTATTGTTTGCTGAAAATGCAGGTTTGGTTATTCAATCGAAAGACGCTTCAATCGAATCTGTATTATCTGAAGCCAACATTGAATTCTTCAACATTGGTAACGTTGCCGAAAGCGATAGCTTAATCATCAGCAACGGAAATGACACGTTCAACTTGTCTGTTTCTAAATGGCGTGATACTTGGTTCAAAACATCGTTCTTATTAGACCAAAGACAAACGGCGAATGGTTTAGCGCAAAACCGTTACGATAATTATAAAAATCAACCATTACAATACAGTTTCCCGAGTCATTTTACTGGGAAGTTAAAAGATGTGGTTTCTGTTCCTCTCAACCACCAAAAGCCAAAAGCAGCCATTCTTCGTGAAAAAGGAAGTAACTCCGAACGCGAAATGGCCAACGCCATGTACTTGGCTGGGTTTGATGTAAAAGATGTACACATGACCGATTTAATTTCTGGTCGTGAAACATTGGAAGATATTCAGTTTTTAGGTGCTGTTGGTGGATTCTCAAACAGTGACGTTTTGGGTTCTGCGAAAGGTTGGGCCGGAGCTATTAAATACAACGACAAAGCGAATGAAGTGATTAAAAATTTCTTCAAACGAGATGACACTTTATCAGTTGGTATTTGCAATGGTTGCCAATTGTGGATGGAATTAGATTTAATCAATCCAGAACACGATGTTCATGGCAAAATGCTCCACAACGATTCGCACAAACACGAGAGTTCGTTTACATCGGTAAAAATTCAAGAAAACAATTCGGTGATGCTCTCCAACTTAGCGGGAAGCACCTTGGGGGTTTGGATTTCACATGGGGAAGGTAAATTCAGTTTACCAAAAGCAGAAGACCAATACAACATTGTTGGTAAATACGCTTATGCGGAATACCCACACAACCCCAACGGATCGGATTATAACACCGCCATGATGTGCGATAAAACAGGACGCCATTTGGTAACCATGCCACATATCGAGCGTTCTATTTTCCAATGGAACTGGGCCAATTATCCAACAGGAAGAAAAGACGAAGTTTCTCCTTGGGTTGAAGCTTTTGTTAATGCCCGAAAGTGGATTGAAAACAAAAAATAA
- a CDS encoding DUF3820 family protein, protein MLPDKQFLIDLAHTKMPFGKYEGRYLIDLPEHYVVWYHSKGFPQGKLGDMLKQVYELKLNGLEDLIRNIKRQYPKK, encoded by the coding sequence ATGCTTCCCGATAAACAGTTTTTAATCGATTTGGCCCATACCAAAATGCCTTTCGGGAAATATGAAGGGCGTTACCTGATTGATTTGCCCGAACATTATGTGGTTTGGTATCACAGCAAAGGTTTTCCCCAAGGAAAATTAGGCGATATGTTGAAACAGGTTTACGAACTAAAGCTTAATGGACTGGAAGATCTTATTCGGAATATTAAAAGACAATACCCTAAAAAATAA
- a CDS encoding LysM peptidoglycan-binding domain-containing protein, translated as MSRFLLAFILVVVFGFSSVNAQNFSTHKVKAGETIEEVSKKYFVSPYDIYELNPDAKKGLKANTILIIPISKAKQPKVTVTKELQGFKEHKTKRKETLYSLAKEYNVTEEDIKKHNSFLYANPLRKGDRIQIPVYKTTETVEVAETTKTYTVKPKEGKWRIAYKFGISVNELEALNPGMPEVLKVGEEINVPNLSTEDVKTVDEKYGYYKVLPKEGFYRLKLKLGLEQEDLEKLNPGLKESGLKEGMILKIPYTATTDNFSISETINLVDSISDFSTKRIAIMLPFRLNRVDFDSVADTKQSIKNDPYLNTSLDFYSGVLMAVDSLKTLGISLKLDVYDTKNETAEVSRIIKENDFENIDAVIGPLTGRNFERAASDLRKFHIPVVSPIGTNLKLYDNVFQARPSDELLKAKVINFVKTDSLSSNIIIVHDTKNTTISNELKQEFGRAKQVLSRKNKDGKDEFFVTREDIENALKPGKNIVFLETQNEGFAANVISVLASLIRNGNDEEEARKIVLVTTRLNSAFEGDQINNTHLSKLQFHFATGSKSYNESDHKIFLKKYNDTYRITPNNKAVKGFDLTMDVVLRLVSSSDLYLSVKHAPLTEYIENKFAYKKELMGGYYNDSVYLVKYDNLSIVEVKQ; from the coding sequence ATGAGTAGATTTCTTTTAGCTTTTATTCTAGTAGTAGTATTCGGTTTTTCATCTGTAAATGCACAAAATTTCAGCACACATAAAGTGAAGGCAGGCGAGACTATCGAAGAGGTTTCAAAAAAATATTTTGTTTCGCCTTATGATATTTACGAACTCAATCCAGATGCCAAAAAGGGATTAAAGGCTAATACCATTCTCATTATCCCGATATCAAAGGCAAAGCAGCCCAAAGTTACCGTAACCAAAGAACTCCAAGGATTTAAAGAACATAAAACCAAACGAAAGGAAACTTTGTACAGTTTGGCAAAAGAATACAATGTAACAGAAGAGGATATAAAAAAGCACAACTCCTTTTTGTATGCCAATCCGTTAAGAAAAGGCGACAGAATCCAAATACCAGTTTACAAAACTACAGAAACCGTTGAGGTGGCCGAAACCACCAAAACTTACACTGTAAAACCCAAAGAAGGGAAATGGCGTATTGCCTATAAATTTGGAATATCAGTAAACGAATTGGAGGCTCTAAATCCAGGAATGCCCGAAGTTTTAAAAGTTGGTGAAGAAATCAATGTACCTAACCTTTCTACTGAAGATGTGAAAACAGTAGATGAAAAATATGGGTACTATAAAGTATTGCCCAAGGAAGGTTTTTATCGCTTAAAGCTGAAATTAGGTTTAGAGCAGGAAGACCTTGAAAAGTTAAATCCGGGACTAAAGGAAAGTGGCTTAAAAGAGGGCATGATTTTAAAAATTCCCTACACGGCGACTACTGATAATTTTTCTATTTCGGAAACAATTAATTTGGTAGATAGCATTTCAGATTTTAGCACCAAACGTATCGCCATTATGCTGCCTTTTAGGTTAAATCGCGTGGATTTCGATTCGGTTGCCGATACCAAGCAAAGCATAAAAAACGACCCTTATTTGAATACCTCTTTAGATTTTTATTCGGGGGTTTTAATGGCTGTCGATTCATTGAAAACTTTAGGGATTTCGCTGAAGTTGGATGTTTACGATACCAAAAATGAAACTGCTGAAGTATCGCGTATTATAAAAGAAAATGATTTTGAAAATATTGATGCGGTTATTGGCCCATTAACTGGAAGAAATTTTGAACGTGCTGCCTCAGATTTAAGAAAGTTCCACATCCCGGTGGTGTCGCCCATTGGCACTAATTTAAAGCTTTATGATAACGTATTCCAAGCCCGACCTTCAGATGAACTGTTGAAAGCTAAGGTAATCAATTTTGTAAAGACCGATTCGTTATCATCCAATATTATCATTGTTCACGATACAAAAAATACAACGATATCGAATGAACTGAAACAGGAATTCGGACGAGCCAAACAAGTGCTTTCCAGAAAAAATAAGGACGGAAAAGATGAATTTTTTGTAACGCGCGAGGATATTGAAAATGCATTGAAACCCGGAAAAAACATCGTGTTTTTAGAAACCCAAAATGAAGGCTTTGCAGCTAATGTTATCAGTGTTTTGGCTTCATTGATTAGAAATGGAAATGACGAAGAAGAAGCGCGAAAAATAGTACTGGTTACTACCCGTTTGAATTCGGCGTTTGAAGGCGACCAAATAAACAACACCCATTTGTCTAAACTTCAGTTTCATTTTGCAACGGGGTCTAAATCCTATAATGAAAGCGACCATAAAATTTTCTTAAAGAAATATAACGATACCTATCGAATTACTCCAAATAACAAAGCAGTCAAAGGCTTCGATTTAACCATGGATGTGGTGTTGCGATTAGTGTCTTCAAGCGATTTGTATTTGTCTGTAAAGCATGCGCCATTAACCGAGTACATCGAAAATAAGTTTGCCTATAAAAAAGAGTTGATGGGCGGTTACTACAACGATTCTGTTTACTTGGTGAAGTACGATAACTTATCTATCGTTGAAGTAAAGCAATAG